The proteins below are encoded in one region of Alistipes communis:
- a CDS encoding NADH:flavin oxidoreductase, which yields MKKESLLFTPYKLGPVTLRNRTIRSAAFESMGRAYGPTEQLKNYHVSVARGGVGMTTLAYAAVCRSGLSFEKQLWLRPEIVPGLRDITEAVHREGAAASIQIGHCGNMTHYTTAGQIPIGASSGFNLYAYTPVRAMRRDEIRQVAADFGRAVDTAYEAGFDCVEVHAGHGYLISQFLSPYTNRRRDEYGGSLPNRMRFLRMCLDEVMETAARRNMAVLVKHNMEDGFKGGIEIPESLEIARAIETYGVDGIVLSSGFVSKAPMAVMRGIIPLYTMSYYMQWWLRIFVRLFGRYMIKQYPFEECFFLENAKKFRAELKLPLVYVGGLVSREGIERALDSGFELVQMARALVNDPAFVDKLREGDRSTRSACDHRNYCIARMYSLDMQCCKHCPDLPRKIREELAKLP from the coding sequence ATGAAAAAAGAGTCGCTGTTGTTCACACCCTACAAATTAGGTCCCGTCACGCTGCGCAACCGCACGATCCGTTCGGCGGCATTCGAATCGATGGGCCGCGCCTACGGCCCCACCGAACAACTGAAAAACTACCACGTGAGCGTCGCCCGCGGCGGCGTGGGAATGACCACACTGGCCTACGCCGCCGTCTGTCGCAGCGGGCTGTCATTCGAAAAACAGCTGTGGCTGCGACCCGAAATCGTCCCGGGACTGCGCGACATCACCGAAGCCGTCCACCGCGAAGGAGCCGCCGCATCGATCCAGATCGGCCATTGCGGCAACATGACGCACTACACCACGGCCGGACAGATTCCGATCGGTGCATCGTCGGGCTTCAACCTCTATGCCTACACCCCCGTGCGCGCCATGCGGCGCGACGAAATCCGACAGGTGGCCGCCGACTTCGGCCGTGCGGTGGATACGGCGTACGAAGCGGGATTCGACTGCGTGGAAGTACACGCAGGCCACGGCTACCTCATCTCGCAGTTCCTCTCGCCCTACACCAACCGCCGCCGCGACGAGTACGGCGGCTCGCTCCCGAACCGGATGCGCTTTCTCAGGATGTGTCTGGACGAAGTGATGGAAACGGCCGCCCGCCGGAACATGGCCGTACTGGTGAAACACAACATGGAGGACGGTTTCAAGGGCGGCATCGAAATCCCCGAAAGCCTCGAAATCGCCCGCGCGATCGAAACCTACGGCGTCGACGGCATCGTCCTCTCGTCGGGTTTCGTGAGCAAGGCGCCGATGGCCGTCATGCGGGGCATCATTCCGCTCTACACGATGAGTTACTACATGCAGTGGTGGCTGCGCATCTTCGTGCGGCTCTTCGGACGGTATATGATTAAACAATACCCTTTCGAAGAGTGCTTCTTCCTGGAAAACGCCAAAAAGTTCCGCGCCGAGCTGAAACTGCCGCTGGTCTACGTGGGCGGGCTGGTGAGCCGCGAAGGAATCGAACGTGCGCTCGACAGCGGGTTCGAACTGGTGCAGATGGCCCGCGCGCTGGTCAACGATCCGGCTTTCGTCGACAAACTGCGCGAGGGCGACCGCTCGACACGCAGCGCGTGCGACCATCGCAACTACTGCATCGCCCGCATGTATTC